The genomic DNA CAGTCCCAGCAGGATTGTACTTGGAGAGAGCAACTCCGTCTCCATATAGAGGAGTCGGCTTGTTTTTTTATCACCAAATTTTTTATGAAGAAATGATGGTGTTGAAGCTGCTTCTTTTTTGCCCAACTCTCGTAATAATAACAAAAAAAATATTGAAGAAAAGGGAGCTGTCGGAGATGTTGTTGCTTCGCCGGGACATTTGTTTTCATTTTCTGCTTTCCAAAAGAGCAACGCTTTAGTTTAGCTCTGGGTTTACTTTGTCCACTGCTCCAGTGTTTTCCGGGTGCAGAGAAAAGCGGGAGCGCCGAGCACTAACAGTCCAAGTAGTCCTAGTACTGTTCACACCGACCCATACCATACCATACAACGATATTCGCATATAGTACTCCTACTGTAGTAAATAAGTGTTGAAAAATGCCGAAAATGTTGGTAACCAACAGAAAACCACCATATCTAGTCGCCAGTGGGTGCTAGTGTGCATCTCGTCACGTAGATCAGTCCAGAAATCACGGAAGGTCCAATGAAGTTTTCCATTTCAGAGTAAGCAACCAAAGGGAGGGAAAGAAGCTCACCTCCGCACTTCCGCATTGAACAAACGTGTATGCATACATTTGTTTGTTTGGCACCGAAACAACAAAGAGGGTATTGGCAGTTaccctagctagctagctagctagctacaaCTGGGATGAGTATTTAGGTGTTTGTTTTGCCATCCAAAGCTAGCGCCCGCCACCCATGGTTCATTAACCGGTGGTCTTAATCAACTCGTGTGTTATACGCGTGTGCGCGTGCCTGTCCGTTCCATCTTGTAAAAAAACCTAAAATATTGGCCGTGTCAATGCCAAcctgtgcgtgtgtgtgtgtgtgtgttctagTATCTCTTGTGCTCGTCACTGTTGTGTTTGCTTGCAAGTTGCGAGCTCCATCACACCACTTGCCGCATTATAAATACCTCCTCTAGCCACCCACGAACACCAGCAGCCACAACCATTCGCCATCAGCTCCCGAAGCCACTACTAGTAGCACACTAGCTTAGCTGCACACAACTCTGCCCTTCTCTTCTCTTCCTCAGACAGCCCAGCCCAGTGTGCGTAGTTTAAGCAGGAAGCCGAGATCAAAATGACGAGACGCTgctcgccgccgctcgctgctcttgtcctgcttctcctcctctgcttctcctACGGCGTGGCGGCCGCTCGGCCCCTCCCCGCCAACACTGCTCCTCACCAAGGTACCGCCACCACCACCGATACCTTTTCTTTCTCGTGTTATTACATGCTTGCATACTCCTCGGTCTGCTCACTCTGATTGCTTAGATCGTTAACCTTACGGGGCCTGTATGTTTGCAGGCATCGGCGTGGTGAGAGTCAAGGCGGAAGATGCTGCAGCAACGGACGGCCTAGTGGTGCTCAAGGAGGAAGGTGGCAAGGCCGGTAATGGCGGCGAGGCGGTGTCACCGTCTGAGGCGACGGTGGACGATGCGACGGCAGAGGAGGAGGCGTGCGAGGAGGGGAAGGAGGGGGAGGAGTGCATGCAGAGGAGGCTGCTCCACGACGCGCACCTGGACTACATCTACACGCAGCACAAGGGCAGGCCATGAGCGTGGCATGGGCTAGCTCTTCCGTCGAGGTCGAGTAGACGATGCTGGGCATTAAGTTGACACAAGGAATCATCTGACGACGATCATGGTGATTTTAATCATATCTTATCGATCTACCTGCTGCTGTTTTGGCTACACCCACCGTGCCGTGGCCCGTCCATCTATGCGTATGTGGGTCTGCCACATCGTCGTTTGTACATCGATCCATCCATCCCTCGCTCGCTAATAGTCTAATACTACTAGTATACTACTGTAGTGCTGTACTCCTTCTTCAAGTATGTTTGTTTTCCTTGTTGCTGGCTTGCCACATACAGTAGCTCCTAGTGCTGTTGGGACTTCCATGTGGTGGTAAGC from Triticum urartu cultivar G1812 unplaced genomic scaffold, Tu2.1 TuUngrouped_contig_6019, whole genome shotgun sequence includes the following:
- the LOC125530034 gene encoding phytosulfokines 2-like, whose translation is MTRRCSPPLAALVLLLLLCFSYGVAAARPLPANTAPHQGIGVVRVKAEDAAATDGLVVLKEEGGKAGNGGEAVSPSEATVDDATAEEEACEEGKEGEECMQRRLLHDAHLDYIYTQHKGRP